CCGGAACACTGGTAACCAGGGAGGATGAGGATATGGAGAAAGTTATTGTATCAGGTGTTACATACGATAAAAACACTGCAAAGATAACCATCACCGGTGTCCCTGATAAGCCCGGTGTTGCAGCAAAAATATTTGGAGCGATTGCAGATACAAATATAGTTGTGGATATGATTCTACAGAATATAAGTGAAGGTGACCTTGCTGATATATCATTCACTGTTCCGAGAACAGATATGAAAAAGGCAGAGGAGATTACAAAAGAGGTAGCAAGGGAACTCGGGGCAAGGTATGTAAAGGTAAATGATGGGATAGCGAAGGTCTCTATAGTTGGTGTTGGAATGCGTTCTCACTCAGGTGTTGCCTCAAAGATGTTTGCTACCCTTGCGAA
The window above is part of the Nitrospirota bacterium genome. Proteins encoded here:
- a CDS encoding ACT domain-containing protein; translation: GTLVTREDEDMEKVIVSGVTYDKNTAKITITGVPDKPGVAAKIFGAIADTNIVVDMILQNISEGDLADISFTVPRTDMKKAEEITKEVARELGARYVKVNDGIAKVSIVGVGMRSHSGVASKMFATLAKEGINIMMISTSEIKISCVIESKYTELAVRALHDAFELGVQR